Genomic DNA from Gossypium hirsutum isolate 1008001.06 chromosome A01, Gossypium_hirsutum_v2.1, whole genome shotgun sequence:
CCCTATTTAAACATCAAAGATTCTCTCCGTTTTTCACTTTGAAAGATACtagaagacaaaaaaaaaaaaggaaaataaaatgagTTGTATTAGCTTGAAAAGGCTTACATTTATGTTTGTGATTGCTTGTGTAGTGTGGTGTTCAAGTATTGGAACGTACATTGCTAGAAAAGGTAATTACCGAAAGGGAAGATCAAAGTGGAATCCTCCTCATAAAACTACTCCTAAGCCCAAAGCTCCTACACATTCAATTCCCCCGCCCTCCATCGGCCTAAAGTCTTTGACGTGCGACGCTTTGGAGCCAAGGGTGATGATAGCTTCTTCACTGTTGCTTAACAAGCCTTTGAATTGTTTGCTTAAAAACTCATACCATTCAACTCTAATCTAATGCAACGCAGGCATTCCAAGATGCATGGTCAGATGCATGTAAAGTGGAGAGATCAACGGTTCTCGTTCCGCCCAAATTCACGTTCCTTGTAGGACCCGTTTCATTCTCTGGTGCTAATTGTCAACCAAACATTGTATTTCAGGTAAAAACATTtgaagtatataaataataacggCTGCTGCACCTACCTAAATATATAGTAGTAAAGAGTCGATTTGCTGACTTTTGTTCTCAGCTGGATGGTATAATTATTGCTCCCACTGACTTTCAATGTTGGGGCAATGGTTCTTTACCATGGCTTGAATTCACATATCTTAGAGGCGGTGTAACAGTTCAGGGAAAAGGTATCCTTGATGGAAGAGGCTCAAGATGGTGGAAAGATGATGGAAAAGAACCCAAAATTCCATTAAACACTTCATTTCAACAAATCCCACCAATACAGGTAATTTACCTACTTCAGTTTCCACCAACCCCTAAGGTtgattgttttgttttgtttgtaaCTAATCATATTTCTACTGTAAATTCGGGTGATAGGACAGAAATGAATTCAGTGGAAACATGCCGAGAAAAAAACCAACTGTAAGGACTACCTCAAAAAACCATGAAAAACCAAACTTTTTCCATGACTATGCATGGGATGCAGTCCTATGATGTTTTATCTGTCTTGCTGTTGCACCGGCACTAAGGTTTAATGCGAGCACCAATGTGGTGGTGAAGGGCATAACGATTCGAAACAGTCCTCAATTCCATCTCAAGTTCAACCATTGCAAGCGAGTTGTGGTGCACGTTATGACTGCCGACTCTCCTGGGGACAGTCCTAACACAGATGGAATCCACCTACACAACTCTCAAGATGTGCTAATCCATTCCAGTAATCTTTCATGCGGTAACTATTTCAACTCTCTCTTGCTAGTAAATAAACAAAACGATGTAAGACCTTAAGCAGGAAATAAATACTTAAATCGAATTAGTCAGATCTGAAGTGAAGTAATTGTTGCAGGTGATGACTGCATTTCCATACAGTCAGGATCCACAAATGTATCCATTTTCAACGTAAGCTGTGGACCAGGGCATGGAATCAGCATTGGAGGCTTGGGAAGGAATTACATCAGCAAAGCCTGTGTCTCGAACATCAGTTTCCGGAATATAGTTATGCATAACACAACGAATGGTGCCCGAATAAAGACATGGCAGGTAATATGTTACAGAAGGCTTCTAGTATGACTGCCTGACATTCTTAGTAACTTTTCTGATATTATATTTGCATGCAGGGTGGACGCGGTTCGGTTCAGGGTGTTGTGTTCTCAAACATACAAGTGTCTCAGGTAGTTCGTCCAATTGTGATAAATCAATTCTACTGTGGCGAAAAACACAAAACGGAATGCAGAAACCAAACAGCAGCCGTGGCTCTATCAGGAATCACCTTTGAAAAAATAAGAGGAACGTATAAAGATAAAGCTGTGGACATAGCTTGCAGCGATAATGTTCCATGTAGGGGTATAACATTATCGGCCATTGAGCTAACCCCAGCGCCCAACGAACGACCCCGCACGGATGATACATTCTGTTGGCAAGCTTTTGTTGAGTTTACCGCCCCTATGGTGCCACCAATCGGGTGTTTAAAGACTGAAAAGCTATTAAATAACAAAGCCCAATCTAATCGTGATGTGTGCTGATTGCTGAGCTTAGTGTGGGTGACGTGATTTATGCTTCTTACTCAGCTCTTTCGCACCATTGGTTTATTAGGTACCAAGTGTATATTTATTTACATTCTTCTTTCATGGGATGGGATCATTAAACTAGAATCAATACTAGCTTGTTTgttaaaccatatatattaataCAAACTTTTGACATATTATACAAATGTATTTGTTATCCACTACATGTGCAATACATCAGTACataatatatttcttttcttcttctgaTGTAACTATCAATTCACAAATCCAGCATTTGTTGAGACGTGGAAAGAAATTTTGAAAGAGATTATAATAGAGAAGGTACAAGCtaggacaaaaaaaaaaacagcaaaataaaataatatatatattatgagtAGGGTCACTACATCTACAAATAGATTAATGAGAATTGTTCCTACTCAATTTCAAAAGATTGGGTTTTTTAGTAAAAGAATGAAACGAAAGGCTTGCCAATTATACCATCATTTTTACTCTACTGCAGTCCTTAAAGTATTCTCTTC
This window encodes:
- the LOC121227975 gene encoding polygalacturonase At1g48100-like, with amino-acid sequence MSCISLKRLTFMFVIACVVWCSSIGTYIARKGNYRKGRSKWNPPHKTTPKPKAPTHSIPPPSIGLKSLTCDALEPRAFQDAWSDACKVERSTVLVPPKFTFLVGPVSFSGANCQPNIVFQLDGIIIAPTDFQCWGNGSLPWLEFTYLRGGVTVQGKGILDGRGSRWWKDDGKEPKIPLNTSFQQIPPIQDRNEFSGNMPRKKPTVRTTSKNHEKPNFFHDYAWDAVL
- the LOC107917442 gene encoding polygalacturonase At1g48100-like, whose translation is FICLAVAPALRFNASTNVVVKGITIRNSPQFHLKFNHCKRVVVHVMTADSPGDSPNTDGIHLHNSQDVLIHSSNLSCGDDCISIQSGSTNVSIFNVSCGPGHGISIGGLGRNYISKACVSNISFRNIVMHNTTNGARIKTWQGGRGSVQGVVFSNIQVSQVVRPIVINQFYCGEKHKTECRNQTAAVALSGITFEKIRGTYKDKAVDIACSDNVPCRGITLSAIELTPAPNERPRTDDTFCWQAFVEFTAPMVPPIGCLKTEKLLNNKAQSNRDVC